One part of the Dysidea avara chromosome 10, odDysAvar1.4, whole genome shotgun sequence genome encodes these proteins:
- the LOC136268801 gene encoding 52 kDa repressor of the inhibitor of the protein kinase-like, protein MSRSILDYFRSKVIAQQGQNPLSETLTTDGSNSDSEVGEEGLIDNETESGSETPVTITNESGINNDSDGNECQSQGINEETEATPSTTESIRVNADFIEAANWPDNLTVSLQQSTGELCREVAPETFHDSDPVEFNSNGEPSYPNVNFVSNSESSDILQVAISRSRIIKDHEKYELITSSQSNLRSTDFDTVYFTVSGGRKRKQITFQSRWLQDYKWLRYGLENSQGGWCLPCILFLTDSEKTHLGAFVCTPFKNYNKSKELMERHAKHAYHLRTVDHAFEFTRRWANPESRIDSQLIDKSSKNFKFNTEVLPTIAETVLLCAKQRISLQGHNQDKVNFTQEPLRNEGNFIAILRLLAKNNKALSEHLILGPKNAKYTSKTVQNEILEIAADQIRAFYRTCIQKCPHFSLIADEATSHGKEILLVCLRFLEIDNENFRVKPIKHEVLLDFHFLQRITGKSIADGILQVLQKHEIDVKNCRGQAYDTTASMSSSNSGVQAHIKNNAPDAEFQGCCLHSLNLVICHSSKVQAVKNMIDNCHQAFLYFHNSPKRQRFLEHIIQRLCPSARKSKINGLCKTRWVERHNTFTTILELYPYLIKTWEHICSPADDDNEIYPDGNTWNWDSESRSTANGLKHIFTSFEHVVAFLLSKELLEPIKPIAECLQGRLQEVYFGFKKVDEVKEHYKQLRENVNAEHNRIYHKALNLCRDISSSESMPRVIRGRQTRPNPTVSSPTDYWRVTITIPLLDSIISELEARFSVDTRAHYELCALVPTVITTKDEHQLCTILKSKWSHFLPAEDDLDSELARWKAHCNKFHATLKEKSITHLLSEDADPIFFPNIRELLCILVILPIGSTEAERTFSCLRQIHLWLRTTMTDERLGNLGVLAMQGFSFQLNVEQICKEFATKHSRKMCTSSVLYD, encoded by the coding sequence ATGTCCAGGTCTATTTTAGATTATTTTAGATCAAAAGTTATAGCCCAACAAGGACAGAATCCTCTAAGTGAAACCCTTACTACTGATGGAAGTAACAGTGACAGTGAAGTTGGGGAAGAAGGTTTGATTGACAATGAGACTGAGTCTGGAAGTGAAACTCCAGTCACAATCACTAATGAAAGTGGTATCAACAATGACAGTGATGGGAATGAATGTCAATCTCAGGGCATAAATGAAGAGACAGAGGCTACCCCTTCCACTACTGAAAGTATTAGAGTTAATGCGGATTTCATTGAAGCAGCTAACTGGCCAGATAATTTGACAGTGAGCCTTCAACAATCAACTGGTGAGCTTTGCCGTGAGGTTGCACCAGAAACTTTCCATGATAGTGATCCTGTTGAATTTAATAGCAATGGTGAGCCATCTTATCCTAACGTGAACTTTGTATCTAACTCAGAATCTAGTGATATTCTGCAAGTGGCCATTAGTAGATCAAGAATAATAAAAGATCATGAAAAATATGAATTGATTACTTCATCACAAAGCAATCTAAGGAGCACTGATTTTGACACAGTCTACTTCACTGTTTCTGGAGGAAGGAAAAGAAAACAGATAACTTTTCAATCTCGATGGCTTCAAGATTACAAATGGTTACGTTATGGTTTGGAGAATAGTCAAGGAGGATGGTGTTTGCCCTGCATTTTGTTTTTAACTGACAGTGAAAAGACACATCTCGGTGCATTTGTGTGTACGCCCTTcaagaattacaacaaatccaaGGAGTTGATGGAGAGGCATGCCAAACATGCATATCATTTGAGAACAGTAGATCATGCCTTTGAATTTACAAGAAGGTGGGCTAATCCTGAATCAAGAATCGATAGTCAGTTAATTGATAAAAGctctaagaattttaaatttaatactgAAGTATTGCCAACAATTGCTGAGACAGTATTATTGTGTGCAAAGCAACGAATTTCTCTCCAAGGTCACAATCAGGataaggtgaactttacacaggagCCATTAAGAAATGAAggaaatttcattgccatactTAGATTGCTGGCAAAGAACAATAAAGCACTGAGCGAACACTTAATACTTGGTCCAAAGAATGCAAAATATACCAGTAAGACCGTTCAAAACGAGATACTGGAAATAGCTGCTGACCAAATTCGTGCATTTTATCGAACCTGCATACAGAAGTGTCCACATTTTTCATTAATTGCTGATGAAGCTACATCTCATGGTAAGGAGATTTTGTTGGTTTGCTTAAGGTTCTTGGAAattgataatgaaaattttcGTGTGAAGCCAATAAAGCACGAAGTGTTACTTGACTTCCATTTTCTTCAGAGGATAACTGGGAAAAGCATTGCAGATGGCATCTTGCAAGTTTTACAAAAACATGAAATTGATGTTAAAAATTGCCGAGGGCAGGCATACGATACAACAGCTTCCATGAGCTCTTCAAATTCTGGTGTACAAGCACATATAAAGAATAATGCACCAGATGCAGAATTTCAAGGTTGCTGCCTGCATAGTTTGAATCTAGTAATATGCCATTCTTCAAAggttcaagctgtaaaaaatatgATTGATAACTGTCATCAGGCGTTCTTATACTTCCACAACTCTCCAAAGAGACAACGGTTTCTTGAACACATAATTCAGCGCTTGTGTCCATCTGCCAGGAAATCTAAGATAAATGGGCTGTGTAAAACAAGATGGGTTGAACGGCATAATACTTTCACCACAATTTTAGAATTGTATCCTTACCTTATTAAGACTTGGGAACATATTTGTTcacctgctgatgatgacaatgaaattTATCCTGATGGAAATACTTGGAACTGGGATTCTGAATCTCGTAGCACTGCTAATGGTTTGAAGCACATTTTTACTAGCTTTGAGCACGTGGTTGCATTTTTGCTATCAAAAGAATTATTGGAGCCGATTAAACCAATTGCAGAATGTTTACAAGGTAGACTACAAGAGGTATACTTTGGTTTTAAAAAAGTTGATGAAGTCAAGGAGCATTACAAGCAACTTCGTGAAAATGTAAATGCTGAACATAATAGAATTTATCATAAAGCTCTAAATCTATGCAGGGATATTAGCAGCAGCGAAAGTATGCCCCGTGTTATAAGAGGCCGTCAAACTAGACCAAACCCTACAGTAAGCTCACCAACTGATTACTGGAGAGTGACAATTACCATTCCTTTGTTAGactcaattataagtgaatTGGAAGCCAGATTTTCTGTAGATACACGAGCACATTATGAACTGTGTGCATTGGTGCCCACTGTAATTACCACAAAAGACGAACATCAACTGTGTACCATCTTAAAATCTAAATGGAGTCATTTTCTACCAGCAGAAGATGACCTTGACAGTGAACTTGCTAGATGGAAAGCTCACTGCAATAAATTCCATGCCACTTTAAAGGAGAAGTCTATAACTCACTTGCTGAGTGAAGATGCAGATCCAATATTCTTCCCCAATATAAGAGAACTCCTGTGCATATTGGTAATACTTCCGATTGGAAGCACTGAAGCAGAAAGGACCTTTTCTTGTCTCAGGCAAATTCATTTGTGGTTGCGCACCACTATGACGGATGAAAGACTGGGCAACCTTGGGGTGTTAGCAATGCAAGGATTTAGCTTTCAACTGAATGTTGAACAAATATGTAAAGAGTTTGCAACTAAACATAGCAGAAAAATGTGTACAAGTAGTGTTTTATATGATTAG